A part of Jaculus jaculus isolate mJacJac1 chromosome 17, mJacJac1.mat.Y.cur, whole genome shotgun sequence genomic DNA contains:
- the Gmppb gene encoding mannose-1-phosphate guanyltransferase beta isoform X1, with protein MKALILVGGYGTRLRPLTLSIPKPLVDFCNKPILLHQVEALAAAGVDHVILAVSYMSQMLEKEMKAQEQRLGIRISMSHEEEPLGTAGPLALARDLLSETADPFFVLNSDVICDFPFQAMVQFHRHHGQEGSILVTKVEEPSKYGVVVCEADTGRIHRFVEKPQVFVSNKINAGIYILSPAVLRRIQLQPTSIEKEIFPVMAKEGQLYAMELQGFWMDIGQPKDFLTGMCLFLQSLRQKQPERLCSGPGIVGNVLVDPSARIGQNCSIGPNVSLGPGVVIEDGVCIRRCTVLRDAHIRSHSWLESCIVGWRCRVGQWVSLWAGPGGDWATNNMCLNSEACLRFLQVRMENVTVLGEDVIVNDELYLNGASVLPHKSIGESVPEPRIIM; from the exons ATGAAGGCACTGATCTTGGTGGGTGGCTATGGGACGCGGCTGAGGCCACTGACGCTGAGCATCCCGAAGCCACTGGTGGACTTCTGCAATAAGCCCATATTGTTGCACCAAGTGGAGGCGCTTGCGGCG GCAGGCGTGGACCACGTGATCCTGGCTGTGAGCTACATGTCACAGATGTTGGAGAAGGAAATGAAGGCCCAGGAACAGAGG CTGGGAATCcgaatctccatgtcccatgaAGAGGAGCCTCTCGGGACAG CTGGGCCCCTGGCACTGGCCCGAGACCTGCTCTCTGAGACTGCAGACCCTTTCTTCGTCCTCAACAGTGACGTGATCTGTGATTTCCCCTTCCAAGCCATGGTGCAATTCCATCGGCATCACGGTCAGGAGGGCTCCATCCTG GTAACCAAGGTGGAGGAGCCTTCCAAGTATGGTGTGGTGGTATGTGAGGCTGACACAGGCCGCATTCACCGTTTTGTGGAGAAGCCACAGGTCTTTGTGTCTAATAAGATCAACGCAGGCATATACATCCTGAGTCCTGCCGTGCTGCGGCGCATCCAG CTGCAGCCTACGTCCATTGAGAAGGAGATATTCCCTGTTATGGCCAAGGAGGGGCAGCTATATGCCATGGAGCTACAGG GCTTCTGGATGGACATTGGACAGCCCAAGGATTTCCTCACTGGAATGTGTCTCTTCCTACAGTCACTGAGACAGAAGCAGCCAGAGCGGTTATGTTCAGGCCCTGGCATTGTGGGCAATGTGCTTGTG GACCCAAGTGCCCGTATTGGTCAGAACTGTAGCATTGGCCCCAATGTAAGCCTGGGTCCTGGTGTGGTGATAGAGGATGGTGTGTGCATCCGGCGGTGCACAGTACTGAGAGATGCGCACATCCGTTCCCACTCCTGGCTTGAGTCATGTATTGTGGGCTGGCGCTGCCGTGTGGGCCAGTGGGTAAGCCTGTGGGCTGGGCCAGGTGGGGACTGGGCAACTAATAATATGTGTCTCAACAGTGAGGCCTGCCTACGTTTTCTGCAGGTGCGCATGGAGAATGTAACGGTGCTAGGCGAGGATGTCATAGTTAACGATGAACTCTACCTCAACGGAGCCAGTGTGCTGCCTCACAAATCTATTGGTGAATCAGTGCCAGAGCCTCGCATCATCATGTGA
- the Gmppb gene encoding mannose-1-phosphate guanyltransferase beta isoform X2 yields MKALILVGGYGTRLRPLTLSIPKPLVDFCNKPILLHQVEALAAAGVDHVILAVSYMSQMLEKEMKAQEQRLGIRISMSHEEEPLGTAGPLALARDLLSETADPFFVLNSDVICDFPFQAMVQFHRHHGQEGSILVTKVEEPSKYGVVVCEADTGRIHRFVEKPQVFVSNKINAGIYILSPAVLRRIQLQPTSIEKEIFPVMAKEGQLYAMELQGFWMDIGQPKDFLTGMCLFLQSLRQKQPERLCSGPGIVGNVLVDPSARIGQNCSIGPNVSLGPGVVIEDGVCIRRCTVLRDAHIRSHSWLESCIVGWRCRVGQWVRMENVTVLGEDVIVNDELYLNGASVLPHKSIGESVPEPRIIM; encoded by the exons ATGAAGGCACTGATCTTGGTGGGTGGCTATGGGACGCGGCTGAGGCCACTGACGCTGAGCATCCCGAAGCCACTGGTGGACTTCTGCAATAAGCCCATATTGTTGCACCAAGTGGAGGCGCTTGCGGCG GCAGGCGTGGACCACGTGATCCTGGCTGTGAGCTACATGTCACAGATGTTGGAGAAGGAAATGAAGGCCCAGGAACAGAGG CTGGGAATCcgaatctccatgtcccatgaAGAGGAGCCTCTCGGGACAG CTGGGCCCCTGGCACTGGCCCGAGACCTGCTCTCTGAGACTGCAGACCCTTTCTTCGTCCTCAACAGTGACGTGATCTGTGATTTCCCCTTCCAAGCCATGGTGCAATTCCATCGGCATCACGGTCAGGAGGGCTCCATCCTG GTAACCAAGGTGGAGGAGCCTTCCAAGTATGGTGTGGTGGTATGTGAGGCTGACACAGGCCGCATTCACCGTTTTGTGGAGAAGCCACAGGTCTTTGTGTCTAATAAGATCAACGCAGGCATATACATCCTGAGTCCTGCCGTGCTGCGGCGCATCCAG CTGCAGCCTACGTCCATTGAGAAGGAGATATTCCCTGTTATGGCCAAGGAGGGGCAGCTATATGCCATGGAGCTACAGG GCTTCTGGATGGACATTGGACAGCCCAAGGATTTCCTCACTGGAATGTGTCTCTTCCTACAGTCACTGAGACAGAAGCAGCCAGAGCGGTTATGTTCAGGCCCTGGCATTGTGGGCAATGTGCTTGTG GACCCAAGTGCCCGTATTGGTCAGAACTGTAGCATTGGCCCCAATGTAAGCCTGGGTCCTGGTGTGGTGATAGAGGATGGTGTGTGCATCCGGCGGTGCACAGTACTGAGAGATGCGCACATCCGTTCCCACTCCTGGCTTGAGTCATGTATTGTGGGCTGGCGCTGCCGTGTGGGCCAGTGG GTGCGCATGGAGAATGTAACGGTGCTAGGCGAGGATGTCATAGTTAACGATGAACTCTACCTCAACGGAGCCAGTGTGCTGCCTCACAAATCTATTGGTGAATCAGTGCCAGAGCCTCGCATCATCATGTGA